Below is a window of Deltaproteobacteria bacterium DNA.
AGGACCCCCTTCTCGTGGATCTTCCCCGACATCTTCGTCTCGCGCTCGATGTTCAGGACGCCCGCCTTGCCCGCGTACACGGTGGCGGTGATCCTCGACGGCTTCCCGAAGCTGTGGTCCCCGAGGTCGAGGACCGCCAGCCCGTTCACCTGCCCGACCCGCTCCCCCCGGGTTTCGAGGAGGATCGTCCCCTCGGCCGCCAGCTGCCGCATGCGGTCCTCCACCAGACTGTTCCTGGAAACCTTGGCCGACAGCGCCTTCCCCACGTGTACGCCGTTGACCGCCGCGGCGCCATCCCGGCTTGCCCAGTAGTGCGCCTCCCGCAGGAGGTTCGATATGTCGCTGAACTTCGTCGACAGCTTCTCCTGGTCCTCCGCCAGCCGGGCGCCGAAATCGACCACGCGCGCCACCCCGCCGGCGTCGAACGGCAGCAGCCCCTCCTCCTTCGCCTTGGTCGCGACGAACGACGCGTAATGGTCCACGCTCTCGTCGGTCCGCTCGATCCGGTGGTCGAAGTCCGCCTTCACCTTGAACAGCTCCCGGTACTCCTCGTCGAGGTTGTAGAGAAGGTAGTAGATCTCCGGGTTCCCGATCAGGACGACCTTCACGTCCAGCGGGATCGGCTCCGGCTTCATCATGGCGGTGGTCACCAGGCGGTACTGCTCCCAGACGTCCTCGATCTTCACCTCCCCGTTCCGGACGGCGCGCTTCAGCGCGTCGTAGGAGAAGATGTTCCGGAGCAGATCCAGGGCCGCGATGACGAGGAACCCCCCGTTCGCCTTGTGGAGCGCCCCGGCCTTGATCATGGAGAAATCCGTGATCGCGGCGCCCATCTGGAACCGGTGCTCGATCCGCCCGAACAGGTTGTAATAGGTCGGATTGCTCTCGAAGACGCAGGGCGCCCCCTCCGCGCCGCCGTTGTTCACGATCACGTTCACCAGGTACCGGGTGAAGTTCGGCTCCTGCCGGGCCACCTTGAGGAACGGAAGCGGCGACGCCGGCTCCTCCCCCCCGCCCTTGAAATCCTCGAGATTCGCCAGGACGTCCTCCTGGACCGCATCGATGTACGAAAGGATCTTTCCGTTCCCCGCGTGCCCGGCGCGGATCTCGTCCAGCCGGTGCCCCAGCACCGACAGCGCCGCGACCCGCTCCAACTGCCCCAGGGCGTCCTTCGCCGCCTTGTCCGCCGCCTTGACCGTGCGGACCACGTCGTCCAGCCGTTCCTGCACCTGTTTCCCGCGCTCGCGGATCTCCCGCTTGCGCCGGTCGTCGAATGCGCCGAACTTCTCCTCGGTGACCGGCTCCCCCGCTTCGTCCACCGCCACGAGGGAGAAGCCGTTGATGGTCGCGTGGACCTTGAACCCCCGGGATTCCGCCTGCGCCTCGAGGCCGGCGAAGAGCTCCTTCTGGCGCTTCTGGAACTCCTCCACGATCCGGCTTTTCTGCTGCTCGTACTCCTTCGACTCGAACACCTTGGGGATCGCCGCCCGCAGGAAATCGACCAGCTGCGACATGTCCCGCTGGAACTCCGCGCCTCGCCCCGGGGCGAGGGAGACCGCGATCGGTTCGGAAGGCTCCCGGAAGTTGAACACGTAGACCCAGTCCCGCGGGGTCGGCGCCGTCGACGCCTTTCGCGAGATGTACGCCCGGACGGCCGCCGTCTTGCCCGTGCCGCTCTCGCCCAGCGCGTAGATGTTGAATCCCAGGCTGCGCATGTCGAGACCGAACTCGATCGCGTCGAGCGCCCGCTGCTGCCCCACGATGCGGGTCAGCGGGGGGATCTCGTCCGTCGTCGTAAACGGGAAGCGCCTCGCGTCGCAGGCGCGACGGAGCTCTTCGGGGGCAAGGGGCCTGGCCATGGAGCCTCCTTCGGAAAAGGTCGCGGGACGCGACTCACCGGATGCGGAAATCCACCCTGCTGTCGGCGAGCTTCTCCTTCTTTTCCGGGGCAAGCGACTTCGGTTCGACGAGAAAGACCCGCGCCGGTTCCACCTTGCCGCCTTCGGTCAACCGGTCGCGCACGCGCGAGGCGCGATCCAGCGCGAGCTGGCGGAGGTCGTCGTTCGTGATCACAATGTGGGTGAGCATGAGCTTCTCCATTTCCGGGACGGGAAGGCTCTTCGCCATCCCGATGATGTTGCGCGGCTTCGGGAACTTCTCCTCCTTGTAGGCGAGCGCCAGGTACTTCGAATATTCCACGGCGTCCACCCGGACGTTGTCCAACGCCGGTACGCCCTGGCCGGCCTTCGCCAGCTCCTTCACCTTCTGAGCGGCGACCTTCCCGCGGAAGATCCCCTGCCGCAACCCCTCCTTGTCCCGGTCGGGGTCGACGTGCCCCTCGATCTCGAGCGTCAGCGCGGGCCGCTCGGTCAGCACCTTGACCAGGTTTCCGATCTTGGCCGCCCCCGGCGCGGGGATCGCGGAGGAACCCGGTCCGAACTCGAGGTACGAGAGCTCCTCGCCTCCCCCGAAGATCGCCCCGAGGAGCGCGAACGGCGATGTGGCCGCCTTGACCAGGAGGTTCCCCAGGATCTTCCAGACGATCCCCCAGACGCTGAACTTCGGATCGTCGATCATCCCCGAAACGGGGAGATCCAGATGGATCTCCCCCTTCCGGTCCTTCAGCAGGGCGACCGCGAGACGCACCGGGAGCTTCGTCGCGTCGGGGCTGTCCACCGACTCACCGAACGTGAACTGGTCGAGGAACACCTTGTTTTCCGCCTCGAGCGCACGCTTCTCGATGTGGTATTTGAGCCCAAGGGAAAGTTTCCCCTTCTGGATGGCGTATCCCGCGAACCGCCCGGAGTACGGCGTGAGCGGGGAGAGCTCCATGTCCCGGAAATCGACCCGGAGATCGAGGAAGAGATCCTTCGACAACGGGTTGAGCTTCCCGACGATCGAAAGCGGCGCGGAGTTCTCCAGCTTTCCCCGGAGGTCGACGTCCGCGCGCGTGTCCTCCTCGGACGACAGGCCGGTCAGACGGCCGCCGATCTCCGCCAGGCTCGCGGAGTAGTTCGGCTTGACGTACCGGTCGCTGAACCGGATCGCGCCCCCCTGCAGCGTCACCGTGTCGATCCGGACCGGAGTCGGCGGCGTTGGGGCCGCTTTGTCGACCGATGACGGGGACGCCGCCGGACGGACGGACGTGTTGTCCATCGCTGCGTTGTCCGAGGAGACGATCCCCTGCACGTTCAGGGTCCCGTCGGGATTCACGACGATCCGCGAGTAGAAGTCCGCGAGAGAGATCTCCCGGATCGCGACCGCCGTCGGGTTGTACCCGACCTGAACGCCCCCGAAATGGAGCGTCGCGAATTTCAGGAACTCCTCTCCCTTCGCCTTGTCGACGGAGGAGAAGTCGTTGACCGAGAACTCCCCCCGGAACGCGGCCCGCGCCGGTTTCCCCTTCGGCGCGTCGATCGACAGGTCCCCTCCCGCGGAGACGCTGCCCCCCGTAAGCAGGATCCGGACCTTGTCCGTGTAATACGGCTGGAACGGCACCAGGGAAACCGATTTCAGCCGCATCTTCGCGGTCAGGGACGGCGGTTCGACCGAGAAGCCTCCCCCCAGCGATACCGCCCCCTCGCCGTTGAGCATCGTGGAAAAGGAGAATTTCCCCTTGCGGTTCCTCTCCGTCGACACGGTGTCCGCCCGCAGCTTCAGGCGGTCCAGAGCGATCCGCACCGCCGGATCCGTTCCCGGGTCCTCCATGCGCAACGCGTTCCCGTCGACGGACACGTTGTCCAGCGTCACGACGAGCGGCTTGTCCGGACCTTCGTCCCGGGAGACTTTGTAGCCGGTCCGCACGTCCAGGGTCCCTCCCTTCACGACCACGGGGACCGACTCCGCGTAGTACGGCGCATATTTGCCCGGCAGGAGCCTGCCGATCGCGACCGACCCGCCCGAGGACAGCGGTTCCAGGGTGAAGTTCGCCTTCAGCTCCACGGTCTCCCGGGAATCGGTCGCGAGGGAAAGCGTCGCCTCCGCCATTTTTCCCGGCTCGGTGCTCAGCCGGTCAACGTCGACCCGGATATCCCCGATGGAGGTGCGAAACGGACTTTTCCGGGAGGCGTCCGTGAACCGCACCTTTCCGCCGGAGAGACGGATGGAGTCTACGGAAACGATCGACCCCCTGCCGCCCTTTCCCGTGTCCTTCGCCGCGACGGCCACTCCGCCGTTTCCGGATCTCCCCTTGCCCGTCTCCGGCACCAGGGAGAGGAGATTCAGGGTCCCGTCCCGGTCGATCGCGGCGTCGATCTCGGGGTCCCGCACCATCAGGTTCGCGAGCCGAACCTCTCCCGCCATGACGTCCGAAGGGGAAACGACCGCCTTGACCATCGGAAGCCGGATCCACGGACGCCGGTCCAAACCCCGGACCACGGCTTCGCGGAGGATCACATCCCCCTGGACCCGGACCGCCGGCGGGCGGTTTTTGTGCTGGACGAATGAGACTTCCGCCTTGACGTCCAGGAACGCGGACGGAACCTCGTAGGGGCGCCGGAACGGCACGTATTCGAGGTAGTGCGGGATCTCGAGGTCCATGAGGTTCACGTCGAAGATCGTTTCGAGGGATTCGCTGAACGGCTTGCTCCTCCCTTTTAACGAAACCGCCTTCCCGTTGACGACCGCGGCGAAGAACGGCTGGATGTAGCGGTCCACGTAGTAGGGAAGGTTCGACAGGAACGGAACCGCAAGGTGGATGCCGCGGACTTCATGGCGGGTGTTCTTCGGCCCGTCGTCGAAGTCCACCTTCCCGTCGACGATCTGGATATTGTTAAAGGAATACTTTAGAGGTTTGGATTCTTTTACTGGTTTTTTCGAGAATTCCTCTATCAAATCAGAGAAGTTGTAGGATCCGTCCCCGCGCCGCGAGATATTCACGTACGGCCGTTGCAGGCGCGCTTCGCCCAGCACCGGGCCGCCCCGGAACACCGACGCAAGCTGGATGTCCAGGAAGATCTCCTCGGCGGAGATCCAGGTGCCCGAAGCGTCGCGCTCCGCGATGGAGAGCCCCCGGATCGAGACCGACAGCGCGAACGGGTCCACCCGGACGGCCGCGACGCTCGACTTCCGGTGAAGCGCGTCCGACAGCGCCCCGGGAA
It encodes the following:
- a CDS encoding AAA family ATPase, producing MARPLAPEELRRACDARRFPFTTTDEIPPLTRIVGQQRALDAIEFGLDMRSLGFNIYALGESGTGKTAAVRAYISRKASTAPTPRDWVYVFNFREPSEPIAVSLAPGRGAEFQRDMSQLVDFLRAAIPKVFESKEYEQQKSRIVEEFQKRQKELFAGLEAQAESRGFKVHATINGFSLVAVDEAGEPVTEEKFGAFDDRRKREIRERGKQVQERLDDVVRTVKAADKAAKDALGQLERVAALSVLGHRLDEIRAGHAGNGKILSYIDAVQEDVLANLEDFKGGGEEPASPLPFLKVARQEPNFTRYLVNVIVNNGGAEGAPCVFESNPTYYNLFGRIEHRFQMGAAITDFSMIKAGALHKANGGFLVIAALDLLRNIFSYDALKRAVRNGEVKIEDVWEQYRLVTTAMMKPEPIPLDVKVVLIGNPEIYYLLYNLDEEYRELFKVKADFDHRIERTDESVDHYASFVATKAKEEGLLPFDAGGVARVVDFGARLAEDQEKLSTKFSDISNLLREAHYWASRDGAAAVNGVHVGKALSAKVSRNSLVEDRMRQLAAEGTILLETRGERVGQVNGLAVLDLGDHSFGKPSRITATVYAGKAGVLNIERETKMSGKIHEKGVL
- a CDS encoding DUF748 domain-containing protein, whose translation is MSEFRAKPSYRIGLIAAVATVSVYALLGYLILPAILKSVLPGALSDALHRKSSVAAVRVDPFALSVSIRGLSIAERDASGTWISAEEIFLDIQLASVFRGGPVLGEARLQRPYVNISRRGDGSYNFSDLIEEFSKKPVKESKPLKYSFNNIQIVDGKVDFDDGPKNTRHEVRGIHLAVPFLSNLPYYVDRYIQPFFAAVVNGKAVSLKGRSKPFSESLETIFDVNLMDLEIPHYLEYVPFRRPYEVPSAFLDVKAEVSFVQHKNRPPAVRVQGDVILREAVVRGLDRRPWIRLPMVKAVVSPSDVMAGEVRLANLMVRDPEIDAAIDRDGTLNLLSLVPETGKGRSGNGGVAVAAKDTGKGGRGSIVSVDSIRLSGGKVRFTDASRKSPFRTSIGDIRVDVDRLSTEPGKMAEATLSLATDSRETVELKANFTLEPLSSGGSVAIGRLLPGKYAPYYAESVPVVVKGGTLDVRTGYKVSRDEGPDKPLVVTLDNVSVDGNALRMEDPGTDPAVRIALDRLKLRADTVSTERNRKGKFSFSTMLNGEGAVSLGGGFSVEPPSLTAKMRLKSVSLVPFQPYYTDKVRILLTGGSVSAGGDLSIDAPKGKPARAAFRGEFSVNDFSSVDKAKGEEFLKFATLHFGGVQVGYNPTAVAIREISLADFYSRIVVNPDGTLNVQGIVSSDNAAMDNTSVRPAASPSSVDKAAPTPPTPVRIDTVTLQGGAIRFSDRYVKPNYSASLAEIGGRLTGLSSEEDTRADVDLRGKLENSAPLSIVGKLNPLSKDLFLDLRVDFRDMELSPLTPYSGRFAGYAIQKGKLSLGLKYHIEKRALEAENKVFLDQFTFGESVDSPDATKLPVRLAVALLKDRKGEIHLDLPVSGMIDDPKFSVWGIVWKILGNLLVKAATSPFALLGAIFGGGEELSYLEFGPGSSAIPAPGAAKIGNLVKVLTERPALTLEIEGHVDPDRDKEGLRQGIFRGKVAAQKVKELAKAGQGVPALDNVRVDAVEYSKYLALAYKEEKFPKPRNIIGMAKSLPVPEMEKLMLTHIVITNDDLRQLALDRASRVRDRLTEGGKVEPARVFLVEPKSLAPEKKEKLADSRVDFRIR